Proteins co-encoded in one Flavivirga eckloniae genomic window:
- a CDS encoding 30S ribosomal protein S16 — protein MPVKIRLQRHGKKGKPYYWIVAADSRSKRDGRYLEKLGAYNPNTNPATIELNVDGAVQWLQNGAQPTDTAKAILSYKGALLKNHLAGGVKKGALTEEQAEAKFNAWLEEKANKVNAKTDDLAKAEAEARAKALEAEKAANEARIAAATPVVEEEATEEAAETTEEAAEETTEAVAEEAPAAKEEE, from the coding sequence ATGCCAGTAAAAATTAGATTACAAAGACACGGTAAAAAAGGAAAACCTTACTACTGGATCGTAGCAGCAGATTCACGTTCGAAAAGAGATGGTAGATACCTAGAAAAATTAGGTGCTTACAATCCTAACACGAACCCAGCAACTATTGAATTAAATGTTGATGGAGCTGTACAGTGGTTACAGAATGGTGCACAACCAACTGATACTGCTAAAGCTATTTTATCTTACAAAGGAGCCTTACTAAAAAATCACCTTGCAGGTGGTGTTAAAAAAGGAGCTTTAACTGAAGAACAAGCAGAAGCAAAGTTTAATGCTTGGTTAGAAGAAAAAGCTAACAAAGTTAATGCTAAAACAGATGATTTAGCAAAGGCTGAAGCTGAAGCTAGAGCAAAGGCTTTAGAAGCAGAAAAAGCTGCTAACGAAGCACGTATTGCTGCTGCAACTCCTGTTGTGGAAGAGGAAGCTACTGAAGAAGCTGCCGAAACTACAGAAGAGGCTGCTGAGGAAACAACTGAGGCTGTGGCCGAAGAAGCTCCTGCTGCAAAAGAAGAAGAATAA
- the rimM gene encoding ribosome maturation factor RimM (Essential for efficient processing of 16S rRNA), whose amino-acid sequence MQKEDCFYLGKIVKKYSFKGEVLAKLDTDQPELYENLDAIFLNLRNNLVPFFIEHSQLHKSELLRIKFEDVDEEADADAIMKSELYLPLDLLPKLEGNKFYFHEVIGFTIEDSNYGKVGTIKAVNDSTAQSLFEIDRDGIEVLIPMNDEFIVKVDRDNKTILVKTPEGLIDLYL is encoded by the coding sequence ATGCAAAAAGAAGATTGTTTTTACTTAGGTAAAATTGTAAAAAAATATAGCTTTAAAGGTGAAGTTTTAGCTAAACTCGATACAGATCAACCTGAACTTTATGAAAACCTTGATGCCATTTTTTTAAATCTAAGGAATAACCTCGTACCGTTTTTTATAGAGCACTCGCAATTGCATAAATCCGAATTACTACGCATTAAGTTTGAGGATGTAGATGAAGAAGCTGATGCAGATGCCATAATGAAAAGCGAATTATATTTACCGCTTGACCTGCTCCCAAAACTGGAAGGTAATAAATTTTATTTCCATGAAGTTATTGGATTTACTATTGAAGATTCCAATTACGGAAAAGTAGGAACCATTAAAGCCGTAAACGATTCAACAGCGCAATCGCTTTTTGAAATCGACCGAGATGGTATTGAAGTTTTAATTCCTATGAATGATGAATTTATAGTGAAAGTAGACAGGGATAATAAAACTATTTTGGTTAAAACACCAGAAGGGCTAATCGACCTATACCTATAA
- a CDS encoding lactonase family protein: MKLKLFFLGFAFTFLNIQAQNIPLYVGTYTHGDSHGIYRFEFNTETGDLTNKQLAINIDSPSFLAYSPDKKHLYSVNQSGNGFVSSYNINTDGSLSLLTRVSSNGKGPCHISVNKSGDKVVVSNYVGGSVSIYPINKDGSLSEASQVFNHNSENEASHAHSAKFSNDDLFVADLGRNAIYHYKLKNNDYKLESPSIVKMEGNPGPRHFLLDKKSEYLYVINEYGGSITSIKKTKKGFEQIDFDATLEETYKGKNKCADIHLSKDERFLYGSNRGENSIAVFKRNSKNGTLNRIQNMSVHGDWPRNFSLDPTGKFLLVANKKSNNISVFKIDQESGKLSFLHSINSPEPVCLLF; this comes from the coding sequence ATGAAACTTAAATTATTTTTTCTTGGTTTTGCTTTTACTTTTCTAAATATTCAAGCTCAGAATATACCTTTATACGTTGGCACATATACCCATGGTGACAGCCATGGTATTTATCGGTTTGAATTCAATACAGAAACCGGCGATCTAACCAACAAACAGCTTGCTATAAATATTGATAGCCCTTCGTTTCTTGCTTATTCTCCAGACAAAAAACATCTATATTCTGTAAATCAAAGTGGAAACGGATTTGTATCCTCGTACAACATTAATACCGACGGCTCCCTATCTCTTTTAACCCGAGTTAGCAGTAACGGAAAAGGGCCTTGCCATATTTCGGTAAATAAAAGTGGAGACAAAGTTGTTGTTTCTAATTATGTAGGCGGTTCTGTATCCATTTATCCTATTAATAAAGATGGCAGCTTAAGTGAGGCTTCTCAAGTTTTTAACCACAATTCGGAAAACGAAGCATCACATGCACATTCTGCTAAGTTTTCTAATGATGATCTGTTTGTTGCAGATTTAGGCAGAAATGCTATATACCATTATAAATTAAAAAATAATGATTATAAACTTGAATCGCCCTCTATTGTTAAAATGGAAGGCAATCCAGGACCTCGTCATTTTTTATTAGATAAAAAAAGCGAGTACCTATATGTTATTAACGAGTACGGCGGTTCCATTACATCGATTAAAAAAACGAAAAAAGGTTTCGAGCAAATAGATTTCGATGCTACTCTAGAAGAAACATATAAAGGCAAAAACAAATGTGCCGATATTCATTTATCTAAAGATGAACGCTTTTTATACGGTTCTAACCGTGGCGAAAATTCCATTGCAGTTTTTAAACGAAATAGCAAAAACGGGACTTTAAACAGAATTCAAAACATGAGTGTTCATGGTGATTGGCCACGAAACTTTTCATTGGATCCTACTGGTAAATTCCTTTTAGTGGCAAACAAAAAAAGCAACAACATAAGTGTATTTAAGATAGACCAGGAATCTGGGAAACTATCTTTCTTGCATTCAATAAATTCACCAGAACCAGTTTGCCTGTTATTCTAA
- the dnaE gene encoding DNA polymerase III subunit alpha yields the protein MYLIFDTETTGLPKRWDAPITDTDNWPRCIQIAWQLHDAMGNCIDHQDYLVQPEGFNIPYDAEKIHGISTELAQEQGIPLAEVLEKFNEALGKTKFIVGQNVKFDLNIMGAEFVRGDVANALQELPVLDTCTEHTASLCQIPGGRGGKFKLPTLTELHEFLFKVPFAEAHNATADVEATTRCFFELVRLGEYTKEQLDVEVDYFQSFNEANPKEIELINLKHVNLKQESAKIRERLKSLNEETISNEDIEQNASDLAEANFVHLHNHSQFSVLQSTMSVGDIVAAAASHNMSAVALTDHANMMGAFHFINAVNKQNSAIKATIAEAEERGEASEKQLIKPIIGCEFFVCEDHQDKSRKDNGYQIVLIAKNKNGYHNLAKLSSHAFVDGFYYVPRIDKKLIQQYKEDVIVLTGNLYGEVPSKVLNIGEKQAEEALLWWKNEFGEDLYMELMRHDQEDENRVNTTLIALAKKHDVNLVATNNTYYQKKDDANAHDILLCVKDGEKQATPIGRGRGYRYGLPNQEYYFKSSEEMKKLFRDVPQAILNIQQLVDKIEGFQLARDVLLPAFDIPDEFKHEEDLVDGGKRGENAYLRHLTYEGAKKRYGEPLSEEVIERVDFELSVIENTGYPGYFLIVEDFIREARNMDVSVGPGRGSAAGSVAAYCLWITNIDPMKYDLLFERFLNPDRISMPDIDIDFDDEGRSRVMDYVINKYGANQVAQIITYGTMAAKSSIRDTARVLDLPLFDADRIAKLIPNMSKLNKIFGLDEKALAGKFRAEELEKVNELLNISEGSGLEAETVNTARALEGSVRNTGIHACGVIITPDDITKFVPVSVAKDSDLYVTQFDNSVVEDAGLLKMDFLGLKTLTLIKDTVKIVKAKHDIQLDPESFPLDDEKTYALFQRGETVGVFQYESPGMQKHLRDLKPTVFEDLIAMNALYRPGPMEYIPSFVRRKHGDEDIEYDLPAMEEYLKETYGITVYQEQVMLLSQKLAGFTKGEADVLRKAMGKKQIAVLDKMKPKFIEQASANGHDAKVLEKVWKDWEAFASYAFNKSHSTCYAWIAYQTAYLKAHYPAEYMAAVLSNNMNDIKQVTFFMEECKRMKLDVLGPDINESYYKFSVNQDYAVRFGMGAIKGVGHGAVMTIVDNRKDGPYKSIFDLAKRIDLRAANKKAFENLALAGGFDCFGDTHRAQYFHQDGDSGTFLEKAVKYGSKHQENENSAQVSLFGEASEVQIEEPLVPPCEEWGTMEKLSKEREVVGIYISGHPLDDFKTEMKTFCNGNIALFNDLEPYVNREIVFGGVVTDVQHRVSKQGKGWGMFTIEDYTDSFEFRIFGEEYLKFRHFLMKNNFVFVKAFIREGWVNKDTGKKSDPRLQFNSFQLLHDVMENYAKKLSIQLNIKDLKEEDIVRLKDLLQMHPGNQVLNFVVYDNKEQIKLQMNSRRQKVKVSQELLSELESQDVLFKLN from the coding sequence ATGTACTTAATTTTCGATACAGAGACTACCGGATTGCCTAAACGTTGGGATGCACCCATTACAGATACTGATAACTGGCCAAGGTGTATTCAAATAGCATGGCAATTGCATGATGCCATGGGTAACTGTATCGATCATCAAGATTATTTAGTACAGCCAGAAGGGTTTAATATTCCTTATGATGCCGAGAAAATTCATGGTATTTCTACCGAGCTGGCTCAAGAACAAGGTATTCCGTTGGCAGAGGTTTTAGAAAAGTTTAATGAGGCATTAGGTAAAACGAAATTCATTGTAGGGCAAAATGTAAAGTTCGATTTAAACATTATGGGAGCCGAATTTGTTCGGGGTGATGTTGCGAATGCGTTACAAGAATTACCGGTTTTAGATACCTGTACAGAGCATACGGCAAGTTTGTGTCAGATTCCCGGAGGACGAGGAGGCAAATTTAAACTACCTACGCTTACAGAGCTACACGAGTTTTTATTTAAAGTGCCTTTTGCCGAAGCGCATAATGCAACAGCCGATGTTGAAGCTACTACACGATGTTTTTTCGAATTGGTTCGTTTGGGGGAGTATACCAAAGAACAACTTGATGTAGAGGTTGATTATTTTCAGAGTTTTAATGAGGCGAATCCGAAGGAAATTGAGCTCATTAATTTAAAGCATGTTAACCTTAAACAAGAAAGTGCTAAAATTAGAGAACGTCTTAAAAGTCTTAACGAAGAGACGATTTCTAATGAAGATATTGAGCAAAATGCTTCCGATTTGGCAGAAGCCAATTTTGTACACCTTCATAATCATTCGCAATTTTCCGTATTACAGTCTACCATGAGTGTGGGCGATATTGTGGCAGCAGCAGCATCGCATAATATGTCGGCAGTAGCGCTTACCGATCATGCAAATATGATGGGAGCATTCCATTTTATTAATGCAGTTAACAAACAAAACAGTGCCATAAAGGCGACTATTGCAGAAGCAGAAGAAAGAGGCGAGGCTTCAGAAAAACAACTAATAAAACCTATTATTGGTTGCGAATTCTTTGTATGTGAAGATCATCAGGATAAATCGAGAAAAGATAACGGCTATCAAATTGTATTAATAGCGAAAAACAAAAACGGTTATCATAATCTGGCCAAATTATCGTCGCATGCCTTTGTTGATGGGTTTTACTATGTTCCTAGAATAGACAAAAAGCTTATACAGCAATATAAAGAAGATGTTATTGTGCTTACAGGGAATTTATATGGCGAGGTGCCTAGTAAAGTCCTAAATATTGGAGAGAAACAGGCCGAGGAAGCATTGTTGTGGTGGAAAAATGAGTTTGGAGAAGACCTGTATATGGAGCTTATGCGGCATGATCAGGAAGATGAAAACCGGGTTAACACAACTTTAATAGCATTGGCTAAAAAGCACGATGTAAATTTGGTAGCTACCAATAATACTTACTATCAAAAGAAAGATGATGCTAATGCTCACGATATTTTATTGTGTGTGAAAGATGGGGAAAAGCAAGCTACGCCTATAGGTAGAGGAAGGGGGTATCGTTACGGATTACCTAATCAGGAATACTATTTTAAGTCTTCCGAAGAAATGAAAAAATTGTTTCGAGACGTACCTCAAGCCATTTTAAATATTCAACAATTAGTAGATAAAATAGAAGGGTTTCAATTAGCGCGTGACGTCCTGTTGCCGGCCTTCGATATCCCCGATGAATTTAAGCACGAGGAAGATTTGGTTGATGGAGGAAAACGCGGTGAGAATGCCTATTTAAGACATTTAACTTACGAAGGTGCTAAAAAACGCTATGGAGAACCGCTTAGTGAAGAAGTTATTGAACGTGTTGATTTTGAGTTGAGCGTTATAGAAAATACTGGATATCCGGGATATTTCTTAATTGTTGAGGATTTTATTCGCGAAGCCAGAAATATGGATGTGTCTGTAGGACCTGGGCGTGGATCGGCTGCCGGATCGGTAGCAGCATACTGTTTGTGGATTACCAACATCGATCCTATGAAGTACGACTTGCTTTTTGAGCGTTTCTTAAATCCGGATCGTATTAGTATGCCCGATATCGATATTGATTTTGATGATGAGGGGAGAAGCCGGGTTATGGATTATGTAATCAATAAATACGGTGCAAATCAGGTAGCACAAATTATCACCTATGGTACCATGGCGGCTAAATCATCTATTCGAGATACAGCCCGTGTATTGGATTTACCTTTGTTTGATGCCGATAGAATTGCCAAGTTGATACCTAACATGTCTAAACTCAATAAAATTTTTGGTTTAGATGAAAAGGCGTTAGCTGGTAAGTTTAGAGCAGAAGAATTAGAAAAAGTTAATGAGCTTTTAAATATTTCTGAAGGGTCTGGTTTAGAAGCAGAGACCGTTAATACGGCAAGAGCTCTGGAAGGTTCGGTAAGAAATACTGGAATTCATGCATGTGGGGTGATTATAACGCCAGACGATATTACGAAGTTCGTACCAGTTTCTGTTGCAAAAGATTCCGATTTATATGTAACCCAGTTCGATAACTCGGTTGTTGAGGATGCCGGTTTGCTGAAAATGGATTTCCTTGGGTTAAAAACGTTGACCCTAATTAAGGATACGGTAAAAATTGTTAAGGCAAAACACGATATTCAGCTTGATCCGGAATCTTTTCCTTTAGATGATGAAAAAACGTATGCTTTATTCCAGCGAGGTGAAACAGTAGGGGTGTTCCAATACGAATCCCCCGGTATGCAAAAACACCTTAGAGATTTAAAGCCAACGGTTTTTGAGGATTTAATTGCCATGAATGCTCTGTACCGTCCAGGGCCTATGGAATATATTCCAAGTTTTGTTAGGAGAAAGCATGGGGATGAAGATATTGAGTACGATTTACCAGCCATGGAAGAGTACTTAAAAGAAACCTATGGTATTACGGTATATCAGGAGCAGGTGATGTTGTTGTCTCAAAAATTAGCTGGATTTACAAAAGGTGAAGCCGATGTATTGCGTAAGGCGATGGGGAAAAAACAAATTGCGGTACTGGATAAAATGAAACCAAAATTTATTGAGCAAGCTAGTGCCAACGGACATGATGCTAAGGTGTTGGAAAAAGTCTGGAAAGACTGGGAGGCTTTTGCAAGTTATGCTTTTAATAAATCGCACTCTACTTGTTATGCATGGATAGCCTATCAAACAGCCTATTTAAAAGCGCATTATCCAGCCGAATATATGGCAGCCGTATTATCCAACAACATGAACGATATTAAGCAAGTTACCTTCTTTATGGAAGAATGTAAGCGTATGAAGCTAGATGTATTAGGGCCAGATATTAATGAATCGTATTATAAGTTTTCTGTAAACCAAGATTATGCGGTGCGTTTTGGTATGGGAGCGATTAAAGGGGTTGGTCATGGAGCTGTAATGACTATTGTAGACAATAGAAAAGATGGTCCATATAAGTCTATTTTCGATTTAGCCAAACGAATCGATTTAAGGGCGGCAAATAAAAAAGCTTTTGAGAATTTGGCCTTGGCTGGAGGTTTTGATTGTTTTGGAGATACACACCGTGCACAGTACTTTCATCAAGATGGTGATAGTGGCACTTTTTTAGAAAAAGCAGTTAAATACGGAAGTAAGCATCAGGAAAATGAGAATTCGGCGCAAGTGAGTTTGTTTGGTGAGGCTAGCGAAGTTCAAATAGAAGAACCTCTGGTACCGCCATGTGAAGAGTGGGGAACCATGGAAAAGCTGAGTAAAGAGCGTGAAGTTGTGGGTATTTATATTTCCGGACATCCGCTAGATGACTTTAAAACAGAAATGAAAACCTTTTGCAATGGTAATATTGCTTTGTTCAACGATTTAGAGCCCTATGTTAACAGAGAGATTGTTTTTGGAGGCGTAGTTACCGATGTGCAACACCGTGTAAGTAAGCAAGGGAAAGGATGGGGAATGTTTACCATTGAAGATTATACCGATAGTTTTGAGTTTAGGATTTTTGGAGAAGAGTACTTGAAATTCAGGCACTTTTTAATGAAGAACAATTTTGTGTTTGTAAAAGCTTTTATTCGAGAAGGTTGGGTAAATAAAGACACGGGTAAGAAGAGCGACCCTAGATTACAGTTCAATAGTTTTCAATTACTACATGACGTTATGGAAAACTATGCTAAGAAATTGTCTATTCAGCTTAATATTAAAGATTTAAAAGAGGAAGATATCGTTCGATTAAAAGATTTGTTGCAAATGCACCCTGGAAATCAGGTGCTCAATTTTGTGGTGTACGACAACAAAGAACAAATAAA